One Mercurialis annua linkage group LG3, ddMerAnnu1.2, whole genome shotgun sequence DNA window includes the following coding sequences:
- the LOC126672621 gene encoding uncharacterized protein LOC126672621: MIARHNELREKIRQLTSLYDVTSAECIYEDQDQVPTGSLRIGDIRLATGKLEDDPAQVQDDLLEINLGTEELPKPIYINAGLDEGFREQLVALLIEFRDCFAWSYDEMPGLDPDIAEHKLPLKSGFRPFRQPPRRMSREVDTLIQDEIKRLEDAKFIREAQYTEWLSNIVPVMKKNGKLRVCVDFRNLNLATPKDEYPMPVADMLIDRAAGHTILSFLDAHSGYNQVPISKEDISKTAFRCPGPIGAYEWVVMPFGLKNAGATYQRAMNKMFRGLDCLEVYIDDVVIKSNTGGVHLADLRKGFERIRRNGWSVLLRGKEADEWIWTDEQQRVFDDLKGYLAKPPVMTPPKPNKPLLLYLSAAHESLGCMLAQEDDGVERAVYYLSRGLTDTEIRYTDIEKMCLCLYFTCCKLRYYMLPVVVYVLSQTDIIKYILSKPYLRNRIGKWAIAMSEFTLVYVPQRAVKGQVLADFLADHPGITLKEEAVTFCDIAIWEMWFDGSRTSQGAGAGVYIVTPLGASYRLSFRLQFECTNNQAEYEALIFGFEILAELGARAISVKGDSLLVIKQVTGEFKCESELLVRYCNKAKHLIEGFQDTRIEYTERADNGVANDLAQHGSGYRVNREFDAIERETPNLHTGGITIDERQFSVYQLDVTQDWRDELLKWFEKPDATNRRLRTLALNYVVLSGELYKKGFEGLLFRCIGPKEAMLAMAEVHEGIAGAHQAGPRMRWLIHKYGFYWPKMEQDCIRYAKGCEACQKFGPIQHVPAEDLHSIIKPWPFRGWAVDLIGKVYPGSSDGHAFVIIATCYFTKWVEAKPLKSPTQEAVIKFFKEYIVHRHGLPESITTDQGTMFTGSDISWWASQMKIKMIHSTPYYAQANGQAEATNKAIKLIVQKMIEENPRQWHVFLSEAVWANRTSQKSATRTSPFRLVYGYDAMLPMELTVTSTRRRYQCELSKEDYFDKMVIDSLDLDEERLTALDHLEAQKRRVERAYNKRVKRKAFTVGDIVWKAILPIGHKDTRLGKWSPNWEGPFIVVNKLTGGAYLLADVDGEEHDRAINGQFLKKYVPSCWEGVDRRLFGADEE; the protein is encoded by the exons ATGATAGCACGACATAACGAATTGAGGGAGAAAATTAGACAGCTAACATCGCTGTACGATGTTACATCGGCCGAATGCATATATGAGGACCAAGACCAAGTCCCAACAGGATCGTTGCGGATCGGGGACATAAGATTGGCAACCGGGAAGTTAGAAGATGATCCCGCCCAAGTACAGGACGATCTCCTCGAAATCAATCTGGGGACAGAAGAATTGCCTAAGCCCATATACATCAACGCAGGACTGGACGAAGGATTCAGAGAGCAACTGGTCGCCCTACTCATTGAATTCCGCGACTGTTTTGCCTGGTCATATGATGAAATGCCGGGCCTTGATCCCGATATCGCCGAGCATAAGCTTCCATTAAAGAGTGGGtttcggccatttcggcaaCCTCCACGGCGAATGTCCAGGGAAGTGGATACTCTCATCCAGGATGAGATTAAGCGGCTGGAAGATGCCAAGTTTATTCGGGAGGCCCAGTACACCGAATGGCTTTCTAACATCGTACCAgtgatgaagaaaaacgggAAGCTACGAGTATGCGTAGATTTTCGGAACCTCAACCTGGCTACACCTAAGGACGAATACCCGATGCCGGTGGCCGATATGCTGATAGACAGGGCAGCAGGACACACGATACTCAGTTTTCTCGATGCGCACTCTGGATACAACCAAGTTCCAATCAGCAAGGAGGATATCTCCAAAACGGCTTTTAGATGCCCTGGGCCGATCGGAGCGTACGAATGGGTAGTGATGCCTTTCGGCTTAAAAAACGCGGGGGCAACATACCAGAGGGCTATGAACAAAATGTTCAGAGGCCTTGACTGCCTTGAGGTCTATATCGACGATGTCGTAATCAAGTCAAATACAGGCGGAGTTCATCTTGCCGATCTCCGGAAGGGTTTCGAGCGTATACGACGCAATGG ctggagtgttttgctGAGGGGAAAAGAGGCCGATGAGTGGATATGGACGGACGAGCAACAGAGGGTGTTCGATGATCTGAAAGGTTACTTGGCGAAACCTCCGGTTATGACCCCTCCAAAGCCGAATAAGCCGTTGTTACTATACCTATCGGCTGCACACGAATCCCTaggatgtatgctcgcccaagaggacgatGGGGTCGAGAGAGCAGTCTACTACTTAAGCCGAGGATTGACAGACACAGAGattcgctataccgacatagaaaaaatgtgtctatgTCTGTACTTCACATGCTGCAAGCTGCGATACTATATGTTGCCGGTCGTAGTATATGTATTAtcccagaccgatatcattaagtatatctTATCAAAGCCGTACCTGAGGAATCGGATTGGAAAATGGGCGATTGCTATGTCCGAATTTACGTTGGTGTATGTTCCCCAAAGAGCGGTAAAAGGACAAGTGTTGGCAGATTTCTTAGCCGATCACCCGGGTATTACCCTCAAGGAAGAAGCGGTCACGTTTTGTGACATCGCCATATGGGAGATGTGGTTCGATGGATCTAGAacaagccagggggcaggcgcAGGAGTATACATCGTCACGCCCTTGGGGGCATCCTATCGGTTGTCATTCAGACTCCAGTTCGAATGCACCAACAATCaggcagaatatgaggccctgATATTCGGTTTTGAGATTTTAGCCGAGCTAGGGGCAAGGGCGATCAGTGTAAAAGGAGATTCTTTGCTAGTCATTAAACAAGTGACAGGAGAATTCAAATGCGAGTCCGAGCTATTGGTGAggtattgcaacaaggcgaaacaCCTGATCGAAGGCTTCCAAGACACGAGAATAGAATACACGGAGAGGGCCGATAACGGTGTTGCAAACGACCTAGCTCAGCACGGAAGCGGTTACAGGGTAAACCGAGAATTCGACGCCATAGAGAGGGAAACACCAAATCTCCACACTGGGGGCATCACGATCGACGAAAGACAGTTCTCGGTTTACCAACTGGACgtcacccaagattggagggaCGAGCTCCTGAAGTGGTTTGAAAAACCAGACGCCACGAATAGGAGGTTGAGGACTTTAGCCCTTAATTACGTGGTCTTATCGGGCGAACTATATAAGAAGGGCTTTGAAGGGCTGCTCTTCAGATGCATCGGCCCGAAAGAGGCGATGCTTGCTATGGCCGAGGTACACGAAGGGATAGCAGGCGCCCACCAGGCGGGTCCCAGAATGAGGTGGCTCatccataaatacggcttttattggccgaaaatggaacaagactgcATAAGATATGCCAAAGGTTGCGAAGCCTGTCAGAAATTCGGCCCAATACAACACGTCCCGGCCGAAGACCTGCACTCCATCATCAAGCCTTGGCCATTCAGAGGATGGGCGGTCGACCTGATAGGGAAAGTATACCCAGGCTCGTCTGATGGTCATGCTTTCGTGATTATCGCCACTTGCTACTTCACCAAGTGGGTCGAAGCTAAACCTTTGAAGTCGCCGACACAAGAAGCGGTGATCAAGTTCTTCAAAGAATACATCGTCCACCGACACGGCTTGCCCGAGTCCATAACCACagatcaagggacgatgttcacGGGAAGCGATATAAGTTGGTGGGCCTCCCAAATGAAGATAAAGATGATACACTCAACACCGTACTACGCCCAGGCCAACGGACAGGCCGAAGCCACGAACAAAGCCATCAAGCTCATAGTtcaaaagatgattgaagaaaacccaaggCAATGGCATGTGTTTTTATCAGAAGCTGTTTGGGCGAATAGAACCAGTCAGAAGTCGGCTACTAGGACCTCGCCTTTTAGACTGGTCTATGGTTATGATgcgatgttgccaatggagctAACCGTCACGTCTACTCGCCGCAGATACCAATGCGAATTGTCCAAAGAAGATTACTTCGACAAGATGGTAATAGATTCTCTGGACCTTGACGAAGAACGTTTAACGGCGTTAGACCACTTAGAAGCccagaaaagaagggtcgagAGAGCTTACAACAAGCGGGTAAAACGGAAAGCTTTTACCGTAGGCGATATAGTATGGAAAGCAATCTTGCCTATCGGCCACAAAGACACTCGGCTTGGCAAATGGAGCCCGAACTGGGAAGGTCCCTTTATCGTGGTCAACAAGTTAACAGGCGGTGCTTATCTGTTGGCAGATGTTGATGGGGAAGAACACGATAGGGCGATCAACGGTCAGTTCCTGAAAAAGTACGTTCCAAGCTGTTGGGAGGGCGTAGACCGTCGGTTATTCGGAGCCGACGAAGAGTAA
- the LOC126672622 gene encoding uncharacterized protein LOC126672622, with the protein MEETIPYNMKLPVLATFNGEGDPRGSYFQIYSHHGATKRIRHNSMPGIPNTLTSTTQRWYNKLKPGSIKSFASLSTEFLNRYLTNIPAKTTTRILRSCIQEEGETLRSYIERFNKQDMKIDNLNVDMETEALREGTRFGKLVDKLLVNKPTTFSNLMGIAQKYFKLDECRRAIRGKEAMGKESKEKSKEKPKSKSEDRRGRPEESSRTNVLMWIKENVKNIVWPPKMKAEIKDTRKYCKFHEDYEHETDSCRDLKVKIE; encoded by the exons ATGGAGGAAACAATTCCATACAACATGAAGCTACCAGTCTTGGCAACATTCAACGGAGAAGGAGATCCGCGGGGATCATACTTCCAGATTTACAGCCACCATGGGGCTACTAAGCGTATCAGACACAATTCTATGCCGGGTATTCCCAACACTCTCACAAGTACCACCCAAAGATGGTACAACAAGCTGAAACCAGGATCTATCAAGAGCTTCGCCTCACTGTCAACTGAGTTTCTCAACAGATACCTCACGAATATACCAGCAAAAACAACCACACGCATCCTAAGGTCATGCATCCAGgaagaaggagaaacgctaAGAAGCTATATCGAGCGATTTAACAAGCAAGATATGAAGATCGataacctgaacgtcgacatggaaaccgaagcattgcgagaaggaACGCGATTCGGCAAACTAGTAGACAAGCTGCTGGTTAATAAACCCACGACTTTCTCGAACCTAATGGGCATAGCCCAAAAATACTTCAAACTAGACGAGTGCCGGAGGGCGATACGCGGGAAAGAAGCAATGGGAAAAGAgtcaaaagaaaaatcaaaggaAAAACCAAAGTCAAAATCTGAAGATAGAAGAGGAAGGCCAGAAGAGAGCAG CCGAACCAACGTCCttatgtggatcaaagaaaacgtcaaaaacatAGTATGGCCGCCGAAGATGAAGGCCGAAATAAAAGACACGAGAAAATACTGCAAATTCCACGAAGATTACGAACATGAAACAGACAGTTGCAGAGATTTGAAAGTCAAAATCGAGTGA